A DNA window from Buttiauxella agrestis contains the following coding sequences:
- a CDS encoding phosphoethanolamine transferase CptA — translation MFSIKNQAKQKFSWIALGWALLFFWFFSTALQAKILISGYSGTNGLRDSLLYSSLWLVPVFLFPARTRIIAAVIGVVLWATSLAAICYFVIYGQEFSQSVLFVMFESNAGEAGEYLSQYFSLKIVLTALIYTAICLFLWSRLRPVYIPKPWRWLASLIILYALILHPLVRNAINHQPFSKTVSGLSSRMEPAAPWQFISGYYQYRQQLDSLNSLLNENNALPPLANLKDENANTPRTLVLVIGESTQRGRMSLYGYSRETTPELDTLSKSDKGMTVFNDVVTSRPYTIEILQQALTFANEKNPDLYLSKPTLMNMMKQAGYKTFWITNQQTMTERNTMLTVFSRQTDKQFYMNQQRTQSAREYDSNVLAPFKEVLADPAPKKFIIVHLLGTHIKYKYRYPENWGKFDNQTTGIPAGLSDDQKEAWNDYDNANLYNDHVVSSLIKDYKATDPNGFLLYFSDHGEEVYDTPPHQTQGRNEENPTRHMYTVPFILWASEKWQAEHPRDFSADVNRKYSSSELIHTWSDLAGLSYDGFDPTRSITSPEFKETTRWIGNPYKKNALIDYDTLPFGDQKGNQ, via the coding sequence ATGTTTTCTATAAAAAACCAAGCTAAACAAAAGTTTAGCTGGATAGCTCTGGGATGGGCATTACTCTTTTTTTGGTTTTTCTCCACGGCATTACAAGCCAAAATATTAATCAGCGGATATAGCGGCACTAACGGCTTACGTGACTCTCTGTTATACAGCTCCCTTTGGCTTGTCCCTGTATTCTTGTTCCCTGCGCGGACGCGGATCATCGCCGCAGTCATTGGCGTAGTGCTTTGGGCAACATCATTAGCGGCAATCTGTTATTTCGTTATTTACGGGCAGGAGTTTTCACAAAGCGTTCTGTTTGTCATGTTCGAATCAAATGCAGGCGAAGCCGGTGAATATTTAAGCCAGTACTTTAGCCTGAAGATTGTCCTGACAGCGCTTATCTACACTGCGATATGCCTATTCCTGTGGTCCCGTCTACGCCCTGTGTACATCCCTAAACCATGGCGCTGGTTGGCATCGCTCATTATCCTTTATGCATTAATTCTGCACCCATTGGTCCGCAATGCGATAAACCATCAACCGTTTAGCAAAACCGTTTCCGGTCTTTCTTCACGCATGGAACCCGCGGCACCGTGGCAGTTTATTTCTGGCTACTATCAATACCGCCAGCAACTGGACAGCCTGAATAGCCTGCTTAACGAAAACAATGCTCTGCCTCCGCTGGCGAATCTTAAAGACGAAAACGCCAATACACCGCGCACTTTAGTGCTGGTTATTGGGGAGTCTACCCAACGCGGTCGCATGAGCCTGTACGGCTATTCAAGAGAGACAACGCCGGAACTGGATACGTTGTCTAAATCAGATAAAGGGATGACGGTATTTAACGACGTAGTGACTTCACGTCCTTACACCATCGAAATTCTCCAGCAAGCTTTAACCTTCGCGAACGAGAAGAACCCAGATCTTTATCTGAGCAAGCCGACGCTGATGAATATGATGAAACAGGCAGGATATAAAACCTTCTGGATTACCAATCAGCAGACAATGACCGAACGTAACACCATGCTGACGGTATTCTCGCGCCAGACTGATAAACAGTTCTATATGAATCAGCAGCGTACGCAAAGTGCACGTGAGTACGACAGTAATGTACTGGCACCGTTTAAAGAAGTCCTGGCCGACCCTGCACCAAAGAAATTCATCATTGTGCATCTGCTCGGAACACACATTAAATACAAGTACCGTTACCCAGAAAACTGGGGGAAATTTGATAATCAAACGACCGGAATCCCTGCCGGCTTAAGCGATGATCAAAAGGAAGCGTGGAACGATTATGACAACGCTAACCTGTATAACGATCACGTTGTCTCAAGCCTGATTAAGGATTACAAGGCCACCGATCCGAATGGTTTCCTGCTCTATTTCTCAGACCATGGTGAAGAGGTTTACGATACGCCACCGCATCAAACTCAAGGCCGTAACGAGGAAAACCCAACCCGTCACATGTATACGGTGCCATTTATTCTTTGGGCTTCCGAAAAATGGCAGGCGGAACATCCGCGTGATTTCTCAGCGGACGTTAATCGCAAATACAGCAGTTCAGAGCTGATACATACCTGGTCTGATTTGGCAGGACTGAGTTACGACGGATTCGATCCGACCCGCTCAATAACCAGCCCGGAGTTTAAAGAAACAACTCGCTGGATTGGTAATCCGTATAAGAAAAATGCACTGATCGACTATGACACCTTGCCTTTCGGCGATCAGAAGGGTAATCAGTAA
- a CDS encoding helix-turn-helix transcriptional regulator, with amino-acid sequence MNYDVSQLISHLLNSPSGIQRIWLADSQTAPSELAYQVDFPRIEVVLDGVLMDACDAGMPARLEQHDVLYVPAKCWNNPQWNSPVTTLSILFGKQQLGFSILRWDGTTFKTLGKQNVARRGPRIGSFLLQALNELVMQPHDQQTARFIVSSILSHCTDLLDSQIQTASRSQALFEAVREYIDENYAEPLTRESVAQVFHISPNYLSHLFQKTGTVGFNEYLNHTRLEHAKTLLKRYELKVKEVAHACGFVDSNYFCRLFRKNTERSPSEYRRQYHSQLTERTINRE; translated from the coding sequence ATGAACTACGACGTGAGCCAACTTATTTCTCATCTGCTCAATAGCCCCTCAGGCATTCAGCGTATCTGGCTTGCAGACAGCCAAACCGCCCCATCCGAACTTGCTTATCAGGTTGATTTTCCGCGAATCGAAGTCGTGTTAGATGGCGTTTTAATGGACGCCTGCGATGCGGGAATGCCGGCCAGACTTGAGCAGCATGACGTGCTCTACGTTCCAGCAAAATGCTGGAACAACCCGCAATGGAATTCGCCCGTCACGACGTTAAGTATTCTATTTGGCAAACAGCAACTTGGATTCAGTATTCTGCGATGGGATGGAACGACGTTTAAAACACTGGGTAAACAGAACGTTGCTCGCCGCGGGCCGCGAATCGGCTCGTTTTTGCTTCAGGCACTCAACGAACTGGTCATGCAACCACACGATCAGCAAACAGCGCGGTTTATTGTCAGTAGTATTCTGAGTCATTGTACTGATTTGCTTGATAGCCAAATCCAGACCGCTTCACGTAGTCAGGCACTTTTCGAAGCCGTGCGGGAATACATTGATGAAAATTATGCAGAACCTTTAACCCGAGAGTCTGTTGCTCAGGTATTTCATATCTCACCGAACTACCTTTCACATCTTTTTCAGAAAACCGGTACGGTGGGCTTTAACGAATATCTAAACCACACCCGCCTGGAACATGCCAAAACATTACTGAAACGCTACGAATTGAAGGTGAAAGAGGTGGCTCATGCCTGCGGTTTTGTCGACAGCAACTATTTTTGCCGTTTATTCAGGAAGAATACCGAGCGATCGCCGTCGGAATATCGACGCCAGTATCATAGTCAGTTGACGGAAAGAACAATTAATCGAGAATAA
- a CDS encoding PTS fructose-like transporter subunit IIB → MTRHLVAVTACVSGVAHTYMAAERLEKLCQQEKWTVKIETQGALGIENELSQTDIEQADVVLLITDIELAGAARFVHCRCVQSGINAFLREPQKAMSAARRIFGTPQDTRIILD, encoded by the coding sequence ATGACTCGACATTTAGTCGCAGTAACAGCATGTGTTAGTGGTGTCGCTCATACCTATATGGCGGCGGAACGGCTCGAAAAGCTCTGTCAGCAAGAAAAGTGGACCGTAAAAATCGAAACTCAAGGTGCGCTAGGAATTGAAAATGAGTTGTCGCAAACGGATATCGAACAAGCCGATGTGGTATTGCTGATCACCGATATTGAGCTGGCGGGAGCGGCGCGTTTCGTACATTGCCGTTGTGTGCAATCCGGTATTAATGCATTCCTGCGCGAGCCGCAAAAAGCGATGTCGGCGGCGCGACGAATTTTTGGCACTCCGCAAGACACTCGTATTATTCTCGATTAA
- a CDS encoding [formate-C-acetyltransferase]-activating enzyme → MTLSAVPRISCEVIEDGEAKARIFNIQRYSLNDGNGIRTVVFFKGCPHYCPWCANPESISGKIETVRRLSKCLHCPTCQNDVDECPSGAMESIGRDYSLAELEKEVLKDDVFFRSSKGGVTLSGGEVLMQAAVATRFLKRLKSLGIHTAIETAGDAASEKVLALARQCDEVLFDLKIMDTEKAKSVLNINQPRVLANLKLLVESGIRVIPRVPLIPGYTLEQGNMAAILQFLAPLKLTEIHLLPFHQYGEAKYQLLGRAWDMRGIVPPDASEIALLRQMAESAGYHVTIGG, encoded by the coding sequence ATGACATTATCCGCCGTACCGCGCATCAGTTGTGAGGTGATCGAAGACGGGGAGGCAAAAGCGCGTATCTTCAATATCCAGCGCTACTCCCTGAATGATGGCAATGGCATCAGGACAGTGGTTTTTTTCAAAGGCTGCCCACATTACTGCCCGTGGTGCGCAAACCCGGAGTCAATCTCCGGGAAGATTGAAACCGTGCGGCGTTTATCAAAATGCCTGCACTGTCCGACTTGTCAGAATGATGTAGATGAATGCCCCTCAGGGGCAATGGAAAGCATTGGTCGTGATTATTCGCTGGCCGAACTCGAAAAAGAGGTGCTGAAAGATGACGTTTTCTTCCGGTCATCAAAAGGTGGCGTTACGCTTTCAGGCGGCGAGGTATTGATGCAGGCGGCTGTTGCGACTCGTTTTCTCAAGCGTCTGAAATCGCTAGGAATCCATACTGCTATTGAAACCGCTGGTGATGCTGCATCTGAAAAAGTGCTTGCTCTGGCGCGGCAGTGCGACGAAGTCCTGTTCGATTTGAAAATCATGGACACCGAGAAAGCAAAATCCGTGCTGAATATCAATCAACCCAGGGTCCTGGCAAATCTTAAATTGTTGGTCGAGTCGGGTATTCGGGTCATCCCCCGAGTGCCTTTGATTCCGGGGTATACCCTCGAGCAAGGTAATATGGCTGCAATACTCCAATTCCTTGCCCCCTTAAAACTTACCGAAATCCACCTGCTACCTTTCCATCAATACGGTGAGGCAAAATATCAATTGTTGGGGCGAGCATGGGATATGAGGGGAATAGTGCCACCTGATGCTTCAGAAATCGCACTATTGCGGCAGATGGCAGAAAGTGCAGGGTATCATGTAACCATTGGCGGTTAG